Proteins encoded within one genomic window of bacterium:
- a CDS encoding ComF family protein produces the protein MDRPLLPPAWPQVLAQTLLDRLLGTPCLGCNRAGHEPLCPNCLAYLEPLPPSRCRRCQGVLNAQGDCALCRQNPGGVEGVFAIGTYAGSLRKLIRLLKYQNRVDLGLYLGSQLADRIRMLTDPGWLVVPIPLHQDRQRQRGYNQAELLGWQLARRLELDYAPQALRRPTNGRPFYLRGRSERWAAAQGAFKGEPSRIKGRRILLVDDIMTSGATAWGAASALRQAGASEVWLAVAARAALKTTPHTAKALTSHASGL, from the coding sequence ATGGATCGTCCGCTATTGCCGCCCGCCTGGCCTCAGGTCCTCGCCCAGACCCTGCTCGATCGGCTACTCGGCACACCCTGCCTCGGGTGCAACCGAGCGGGACACGAGCCGCTCTGCCCCAACTGCCTGGCCTATCTCGAGCCGTTGCCTCCCTCTCGCTGCCGCCGCTGCCAGGGCGTGCTCAATGCGCAGGGCGACTGCGCCCTGTGCCGGCAGAACCCGGGCGGGGTCGAGGGGGTCTTTGCGATCGGCACCTACGCGGGGAGCCTGCGCAAGCTCATCCGCCTGCTCAAGTACCAGAACCGCGTCGATCTGGGGCTGTACCTGGGCTCCCAGCTGGCCGACCGGATTCGCATGCTCACCGATCCCGGCTGGCTGGTAGTCCCCATTCCCCTGCACCAGGATCGTCAGCGCCAGCGCGGCTACAACCAGGCCGAGCTTCTCGGCTGGCAGCTGGCCCGGCGGCTCGAGCTCGACTACGCCCCCCAGGCCCTCAGACGGCCGACGAACGGGCGCCCCTTCTACCTACGCGGGCGCTCGGAGCGCTGGGCGGCGGCCCAGGGGGCCTTCAAGGGCGAGCCCAGCCGGATCAAGGGGCGGCGCATCCTCTTGGTCGATGACATCATGACCTCGGGGGCGACCGCATGGGGGGCCGCCAGCGCCCTGCGACAGGCGGGCGCGAGCGAAGTCTGGCTCGCCGTGGCCGCGCGCGCGGCCCTCAAAACCACACCTCACACCGCCAAGGCGTTAACAAGCCACGCATCGGGACTTTAG
- a CDS encoding VanZ family protein, producing the protein MPERFDPPIPLPFKGARALRWLLVVGWMAVIFMASADTASGDHSGAMVRTVFGLLGLDATPERLALVGHLFRKASHFTEYAILALLWAWALPPGRYRLMLAWAAATAYAATDEWHQAFVPGRGPALTDVGIDSLGAATALLASWLWRRLRRY; encoded by the coding sequence ATGCCCGAACGCTTCGATCCCCCCATCCCGCTTCCCTTCAAGGGTGCTCGCGCGCTCCGCTGGCTCCTGGTCGTAGGCTGGATGGCGGTCATCTTCATGGCCTCCGCCGACACCGCCTCGGGTGACCACTCGGGCGCCATGGTACGGACCGTGTTCGGCCTCCTGGGCCTCGACGCCACGCCCGAGCGCCTCGCGCTCGTCGGCCACCTGTTCCGCAAGGCCAGCCACTTCACCGAGTACGCCATCCTCGCGCTGCTCTGGGCCTGGGCACTGCCGCCGGGCCGCTATCGCCTCATGCTCGCCTGGGCGGCCGCCACCGCCTACGCCGCCACCGACGAGTGGCACCAGGCCTTCGTGCCTGGCCGCGGCCCCGCCCTCACCGACGTGGGGATCGACTCCCTGGGGGCTGCTACGGCCTTGCTCGCGAGCTGGCTCTGGCGGCGCCTTCGGCGATATTGA
- a CDS encoding prephenate dehydrogenase/arogenate dehydrogenase family protein, protein MARICLVGLGLIGGSLYTALAGHHDLIGVDLDPAVLKLAKERGMEATKDLKVGVEGADLVIVAVPLGKIPLVFKQLAPLIKPGTLVTDVGSVKGTIVRAAAPLFSEGTFVGGHPMAGTEQRGLSNADPKLFEGRTYVLTPTSDAERKAGERVQELLAPLNARFVEMEPAAHDLAVAYTSHMPFLMATSVARIAQGATKDVPDLPLVAAAGFRDTTRLAMSNPTLGADICMANREALLHAIAAMRYQLSQFEIMLQNEITVGLEGLFAGVGKWREDLKL, encoded by the coding sequence ATGGCGCGTATTTGTCTGGTCGGGCTCGGCCTCATCGGGGGCTCCCTCTACACCGCCCTTGCGGGTCACCACGACCTCATCGGGGTCGACCTGGACCCGGCGGTGCTCAAGCTCGCCAAGGAGCGCGGCATGGAGGCCACCAAGGACCTCAAGGTCGGCGTCGAGGGCGCGGACCTCGTCATCGTGGCCGTGCCCCTGGGCAAGATCCCCCTGGTCTTCAAGCAGCTTGCGCCCCTGATCAAGCCCGGCACCCTCGTCACCGACGTGGGCAGCGTCAAGGGCACGATCGTCCGCGCCGCAGCACCCCTCTTCTCCGAAGGGACCTTCGTCGGCGGCCACCCCATGGCGGGCACCGAGCAGCGCGGGCTTTCCAACGCGGATCCCAAGCTCTTCGAGGGCCGCACCTACGTCCTGACCCCCACTTCCGACGCCGAGCGCAAGGCGGGCGAGCGCGTTCAGGAGCTGCTGGCTCCCCTCAACGCTCGCTTCGTCGAGATGGAGCCGGCCGCCCACGACCTGGCGGTGGCCTATACCAGCCACATGCCCTTCCTGATGGCCACCTCGGTGGCGCGCATCGCCCAGGGGGCCACCAAGGACGTGCCCGACCTGCCCCTGGTCGCCGCCGCCGGCTTCCGCGACACCACCCGCCTGGCCATGAGCAACCCGACCCTCGGGGCCGACATCTGCATGGCCAACCGCGAGGCCCTGCTCCATGCGATCGCGGCCATGCGCTACCAGCTCTCCCAGTTCGAGATCATGCTCCAGAACGAGATCACCGTCGGCCTTGAGGGCCTCTTCGCCGGGGTCGGCAAGTGGCGCGAGGACCTCAAGCTTTGA
- the aroA gene encoding 3-phosphoshikimate 1-carboxyvinyltransferase, which yields MSVAPGGALRGTVRIPGDKSLSHRAVMLASLASGSSRITHFLPGEDCLGTIRCFRAMGVPIEGAGSEWIVHGQGLHGLKEPGEILDVGNSGTTVRLMLGLLAGIDGFATVTGDASIRKRPMGRIVAPLRQMGASIDGREDGTLAPLAVRGRKLSAIHYQSPVASAQIKSAVLLAGLRAEGTTSVTEPLLSRDHTELMLAAMGARIRRDGLTVSVEGGHELSPCDVEVPGDISSAAFWLVAASIAPGSDLLLENVGINPTRTGVLDVLERMGADITRLNAREIAGEQVADLRVRAAKLTGTSIQGEVIPRLVDEIPILALAAACATGTTLVRDAQELRVKESDRLSAIATELGKLGAKIQELPDGLIIEGGTRWHGERCESRGDHRIAMMLGLAALVTPQPVEIEGVRCTETSYPGFWETLTGLRA from the coding sequence CTGAGCGTCGCGCCCGGCGGTGCTCTGCGCGGCACCGTGCGCATCCCGGGGGACAAGTCCCTCTCGCACCGGGCCGTCATGCTCGCCTCCCTGGCCAGCGGCTCGTCGCGCATCACCCACTTCTTGCCCGGCGAGGACTGCCTGGGGACGATCCGCTGCTTCCGCGCCATGGGGGTGCCCATCGAGGGCGCAGGCTCCGAGTGGATCGTCCACGGCCAGGGGCTGCACGGCCTCAAGGAGCCCGGCGAGATCCTCGACGTGGGCAACTCGGGCACGACCGTGCGCCTGATGCTCGGCCTTTTGGCCGGTATCGACGGTTTCGCGACGGTGACGGGCGACGCCTCGATCCGCAAGCGGCCCATGGGCCGGATCGTCGCGCCCCTGCGCCAGATGGGGGCCTCGATCGACGGACGCGAGGACGGAACGCTCGCGCCCCTTGCGGTGCGCGGGCGCAAGCTTTCGGCCATCCACTATCAAAGCCCGGTCGCAAGCGCCCAGATCAAGAGCGCGGTCCTGCTCGCGGGCTTGCGCGCCGAGGGCACGACCTCGGTCACCGAGCCGCTGCTCAGCCGCGACCACACCGAGCTGATGCTCGCGGCCATGGGCGCACGGATCCGGCGCGACGGCCTCACGGTCTCGGTCGAAGGCGGCCACGAGCTCTCGCCTTGCGACGTGGAGGTGCCCGGCGACATCTCGAGCGCGGCCTTCTGGCTGGTGGCGGCCTCGATCGCCCCGGGCTCGGATCTCTTGCTCGAGAACGTGGGCATCAACCCCACCCGTACCGGCGTCCTCGACGTGCTCGAACGGATGGGGGCCGACATCACCCGGCTCAACGCGCGCGAGATCGCTGGTGAGCAGGTGGCGGACCTGCGGGTGCGTGCTGCCAAGCTCACGGGGACGAGCATCCAGGGCGAGGTCATCCCGCGCCTGGTGGACGAGATCCCGATCCTCGCTTTGGCTGCCGCCTGCGCCACGGGCACCACCCTCGTGCGCGACGCCCAGGAGCTGCGGGTCAAGGAGTCCGATCGCCTCAGCGCGATCGCGACCGAACTCGGCAAGCTCGGCGCCAAGATCCAGGAGCTGCCCGACGGCCTGATCATCGAAGGCGGCACCCGCTGGCACGGCGAGCGCTGCGAGAGTCGGGGCGACCACCGGATCGCCATGATGCTGGGGCTTGCGGCGCTCGTGACCCCTCAACCAGTGGAGATCGAAGGGGTGCGCTGCACCGAGACCAGCTATCCCGGTTTCTGGGAGACGCTTACAGGCCTCCGAGCCTGA
- the rpsA gene encoding 30S ribosomal protein S1: protein MRELETHAQEEEMMEIDYESTFVDFQQGDIVKGRVVRVSPDEILVDVGGKSEGVIPIKELSAIPVGNVREFIKEGEELELYVLREEDEDGQLTLSKRRVDQARGWVQALEDYNQERVIQAKVTGVVKGGVIVDAYKLRGFVPASQLRTKGSHEELVGTELPLKIIEVDQRRNKLILSHRQAVAAEKGKLRAEVLATLEVGQIITGKVVRIADFGAFIDLGGIDGLLPISEISWQRIQHPSNVLNIGDELTLKVLKVDREAHKISLSLKQLQEDPWTTLSDRFQEGMTIPGRVTKLASFGAFVEIEPGVEALLPTAEMSAQQVKPEDVVEVGQEITALIKRFRPEEKRISLSLRDKDRPAGDEGDE, encoded by the coding sequence ATGAGGGAACTGGAAACCCACGCGCAAGAAGAAGAAATGATGGAGATCGACTACGAAAGCACGTTCGTCGACTTCCAGCAGGGCGACATCGTCAAGGGACGTGTCGTGCGCGTTTCGCCCGACGAGATCCTCGTCGACGTGGGCGGCAAGTCGGAAGGCGTCATTCCTATCAAGGAGCTTTCCGCGATTCCGGTCGGCAACGTCCGCGAGTTCATCAAGGAAGGCGAGGAGCTCGAGCTCTACGTCCTGCGCGAAGAGGATGAGGATGGTCAGCTGACCCTCTCCAAGCGTCGCGTCGACCAGGCCCGCGGCTGGGTCCAGGCCCTCGAGGACTACAACCAGGAGCGCGTCATCCAGGCCAAGGTCACCGGCGTGGTCAAGGGCGGCGTGATCGTGGATGCCTACAAGCTCCGCGGCTTCGTTCCCGCCAGCCAGCTCCGCACCAAGGGTTCCCACGAGGAGCTCGTCGGTACCGAGCTGCCCCTCAAGATCATCGAAGTCGATCAGCGCCGCAACAAGCTCATCCTGTCGCACCGCCAGGCGGTCGCGGCCGAGAAGGGCAAGCTCCGCGCCGAGGTCCTCGCGACCCTCGAAGTCGGCCAGATCATCACCGGCAAGGTCGTTCGCATCGCCGACTTCGGCGCGTTCATCGACCTCGGCGGCATCGATGGCCTCCTGCCCATCTCCGAGATCTCGTGGCAGCGCATCCAGCACCCCTCGAACGTCCTCAACATCGGCGACGAGCTGACCCTCAAGGTCCTCAAGGTCGACCGCGAGGCCCACAAGATCTCGCTGTCGCTCAAGCAGCTGCAGGAAGATCCCTGGACGACCCTTTCGGATCGCTTCCAGGAAGGCATGACCATCCCCGGTCGCGTCACCAAGCTCGCCAGCTTCGGCGCTTTCGTCGAGATCGAGCCCGGCGTCGAGGCCCTTCTGCCCACCGCCGAGATGAGCGCCCAGCAGGTCAAGCCTGAGGACGTCGTCGAAGTCGGTCAGGAGATCACCGCCCTGATCAAGCGCTTCCGTCCGGAAGAGAAGCGCATCTCGCTCTCGCTGCGCGACAAGGATCGCCCGGCGGGTGATGAGGGCGATGAATAA
- a CDS encoding DUF512 domain-containing protein, with the protein MNNKGGIITAIAPQSLAEEAGLRVGDILTAINGETLTDLIDYRYQVAEEVVELSFVREGQLLTCEIEKDIDEDLGLEFQDAVFDQIRVCANNCTFCFIHQQPEGMRESLYIMDDDYRLSFLQGNFVTLTNLPEREWKRIEAFRLSPLYVSVHSTNPELRAEILRQRRGRLVLDHLDRLKATGIQFHAQIVLMPGVNDGPELDRSIRELTERYMPELLSINVVPVALNRFREMLNLTKLEAPTPAWCREVIEQVKPWQKKLKKEWEDPIVQLSDEFYVLGEVPVPKPATYGDFTNVQDGVGGAALLGWEWKKLAKKLPERLDSPRQVQIITGKAAVHIVKPLVDDLAKVEGLDAELVDTSSRFWGELITVTGLLTGQDLIDEPRLKAGEGEIWLPDITLKAGTEVFLDDLTIKDVEEALGRTVRIMPTTAQGLFDLVAGTARASRDDTRARFGNYEPSFELQLAKRRRSAQA; encoded by the coding sequence ATGAATAACAAGGGAGGCATCATCACCGCGATCGCGCCCCAGAGCCTGGCCGAAGAGGCTGGGCTCCGGGTGGGGGATATCCTCACAGCGATCAACGGCGAGACCCTCACCGATCTCATCGATTACCGCTACCAAGTGGCGGAAGAAGTGGTGGAGCTGTCCTTCGTTCGCGAAGGGCAGCTTCTCACTTGCGAGATCGAGAAGGATATCGACGAGGATCTGGGCCTGGAGTTCCAGGACGCGGTGTTCGACCAGATCCGGGTCTGCGCCAATAACTGCACCTTCTGCTTCATCCACCAGCAGCCCGAGGGGATGCGCGAGTCGCTCTACATCATGGACGACGACTACCGCCTCTCCTTCCTGCAGGGCAACTTCGTGACCCTCACGAACCTGCCCGAGCGCGAGTGGAAGCGGATCGAGGCCTTCAGGCTCTCGCCCCTCTACGTGTCGGTCCACTCGACCAACCCGGAGCTGAGGGCCGAGATCCTGCGGCAGCGCCGTGGGCGCCTGGTGCTGGACCACCTGGATCGGCTCAAGGCCACCGGGATCCAGTTCCACGCCCAGATCGTCCTGATGCCGGGGGTCAACGACGGGCCCGAGCTCGATCGCTCCATCCGCGAGCTGACCGAGCGCTACATGCCCGAGCTGCTCAGCATCAACGTGGTGCCGGTCGCGCTCAACCGCTTCCGGGAGATGCTGAACCTCACCAAGCTCGAAGCCCCCACCCCGGCCTGGTGCCGGGAGGTGATCGAGCAGGTCAAGCCCTGGCAGAAGAAGCTCAAGAAGGAGTGGGAAGACCCGATCGTCCAGCTCTCCGACGAGTTCTACGTGCTCGGCGAGGTGCCGGTGCCCAAGCCCGCGACCTACGGCGACTTCACCAACGTCCAGGACGGGGTTGGCGGCGCGGCTTTGCTGGGTTGGGAGTGGAAGAAGCTCGCCAAGAAGCTGCCCGAGCGTCTCGATTCGCCTCGTCAGGTGCAGATCATCACCGGCAAGGCGGCGGTCCACATCGTCAAGCCGCTGGTGGACGATCTGGCGAAGGTCGAGGGCCTCGACGCCGAGCTGGTGGATACCTCCAGCCGGTTCTGGGGCGAGCTCATCACCGTCACGGGCCTGCTCACCGGTCAGGACCTGATCGACGAGCCCCGGCTCAAGGCCGGTGAGGGCGAGATCTGGCTGCCGGATATCACCCTCAAGGCCGGCACCGAGGTCTTCCTCGACGACCTCACGATCAAGGACGTGGAAGAAGCGCTCGGTCGGACGGTCCGGATCATGCCGACCACGGCCCAGGGCCTGTTCGACCTGGTCGCCGGCACGGCGCGCGCCTCGCGCGACGACACCCGGGCCCGGTTCGGCAACTACGAGCCCAGCTTCGAGCTACAGCTCGCCAAGCGCCGCCGGAGCGCCCAGGCGTAG
- a CDS encoding PAS domain S-box protein: protein MEDAVRSHLERELEAARHALAYQTESERRAWAIFDSAAIGMALVGLDGRFLRANRAWERIVGYDEAELLARGFQDLTHPDELAADLAYLHEMLNGTRESYQLEKRYFHKHGHQVIVRLSVSLVRDCQGAPLHFVSQIEDISEERHAQEALHESERKFRAVFDQTFQFMGLLTTDGRVLAVNQTALRAAGVSRPDALIGRYFWETPWWDFSPEVQAALKEAIGEAAQGRVVRRKVRNRTARRGVIDVDFSLKPIQDETGRVLWLLPEGRDLSEVEAAEMELARRLAELHQAQELTRLKDQFLSTISHEMKTPLSLILGYAELIEERCEAKELVAGIIDGGQRLTAHLNDILDYSALVTGSLPLYKTEVSLNEVIANATAFVEREAQLKDLRLDVAIASDLPPLSGDSRRLSQMLIALLDNACKASPAGGHLGLNAHTTPGGVQIEVWDTGAGIAPEDEARLWEPFNRLGLGGRLGLGLSIVKMLAELHGGRLSLDHPQGKGNRFLLRLPCDDPRCCPP, encoded by the coding sequence ATGGAAGACGCCGTCCGCTCCCATCTGGAGCGCGAACTCGAAGCCGCACGCCATGCCCTCGCCTACCAGACGGAGAGCGAACGCCGCGCCTGGGCGATCTTCGACAGCGCCGCCATCGGCATGGCGCTGGTCGGGCTCGACGGGCGCTTTCTCAGGGCCAACCGCGCCTGGGAGCGGATCGTGGGGTACGACGAGGCCGAGCTGCTCGCGCGAGGCTTCCAGGACCTGACCCACCCCGACGAGCTGGCGGCGGACCTGGCCTACCTCCACGAGATGCTCAACGGCACGCGCGAGAGCTACCAGCTCGAGAAGCGATACTTCCACAAGCACGGCCACCAGGTCATCGTGCGGCTGAGCGTCTCGCTGGTTCGCGACTGCCAAGGCGCGCCCCTTCACTTCGTCTCCCAGATCGAGGACATCTCGGAGGAGCGCCACGCTCAGGAGGCCCTGCACGAGAGCGAGCGCAAGTTCCGGGCGGTCTTCGACCAGACCTTCCAGTTCATGGGCCTGCTCACCACCGACGGGCGGGTCCTGGCCGTCAACCAGACCGCCCTGCGGGCCGCGGGGGTCTCGCGGCCGGACGCGCTCATCGGCCGCTACTTCTGGGAGACGCCGTGGTGGGACTTCTCGCCCGAGGTGCAGGCGGCTCTCAAGGAGGCCATCGGCGAGGCCGCCCAGGGGCGGGTGGTGCGGCGCAAGGTCCGCAACCGCACGGCCCGGCGGGGTGTGATCGACGTGGACTTCTCGCTCAAGCCCATCCAGGACGAGACCGGGCGGGTGCTGTGGCTCTTGCCCGAGGGGCGGGACCTCAGCGAGGTCGAAGCGGCCGAGATGGAGCTTGCGCGCCGGCTGGCCGAGCTGCACCAGGCCCAGGAGCTGACCCGCCTCAAGGACCAGTTCCTCTCGACCATCTCCCACGAGATGAAGACGCCCCTCTCCTTGATCCTGGGCTACGCCGAGCTCATCGAGGAGCGCTGCGAAGCCAAGGAGCTGGTGGCGGGCATCATCGACGGCGGCCAGCGCCTGACCGCGCACCTCAACGACATCCTGGACTACAGCGCCCTGGTCACCGGCAGCCTGCCGCTCTACAAGACCGAGGTCAGCCTGAACGAGGTGATCGCGAACGCCACGGCCTTCGTGGAGCGCGAGGCCCAGCTCAAGGACCTGAGGCTCGACGTGGCGATCGCCTCCGATTTGCCGCCGCTCTCGGGCGACTCGCGGCGCCTCTCCCAGATGCTGATCGCCCTTTTGGACAACGCCTGCAAGGCGAGCCCCGCGGGCGGGCACCTGGGGCTCAACGCCCACACGACACCGGGCGGGGTGCAGATCGAGGTCTGGGACACGGGGGCGGGGATCGCCCCCGAGGACGAGGCCCGGCTGTGGGAGCCCTTCAATCGGCTCGGCCTGGGCGGGCGGCTCGGCCTCGGGCTGAGCATCGTCAAGATGCTCGCCGAGCTGCACGGCGGCCGGCTCAGCCTCGACCACCCCCAAGGCAAGGGCAACCGCTTCTTGCTCCGGCTGCCGTGCGACGACCCGCGCTGCTGCCCCCCATGA
- a CDS encoding mechanosensitive ion channel has product MPEQITGWGAAAWAATGAALSNLLGWIPHLIGAIVVLLVGWWIASVLGKLTDRGLDAIHFDRWMARAHVDEAIARSGMRIEPSNLVGNLVKWLVFLVAILVASDALGLPQVTAALNSVIGYIPNVIAAVLILGFGAVLAAFVHNLVRSAPVTGSRVLGQVAYYAVLVFAVMAALTQLNIAPALIQTLFTALIGAVALAGALAFGLGLRHQAADLVTSASVLQLCKVGESLSLKDEDGTVIAGRIEAIGPTMTRLATDEGSVLVPNRQIAEGMTTLYKGGIPSRITVTRLPEELSEQPSREPPL; this is encoded by the coding sequence ATGCCTGAACAAATCACGGGCTGGGGCGCGGCCGCATGGGCCGCCACCGGCGCGGCGCTCTCCAACCTCCTGGGATGGATCCCTCACCTCATCGGGGCGATCGTCGTTCTCTTGGTGGGCTGGTGGATCGCGAGCGTCCTGGGCAAGCTGACCGACCGCGGCCTCGACGCGATCCACTTCGACCGGTGGATGGCCCGTGCCCACGTGGACGAGGCGATCGCCCGCTCCGGCATGCGGATCGAGCCGAGCAACCTGGTCGGCAACCTGGTCAAGTGGCTGGTCTTCTTGGTCGCCATCCTGGTGGCCTCGGACGCCCTGGGCCTGCCGCAGGTGACCGCAGCGCTCAACTCGGTGATCGGCTACATCCCCAACGTCATCGCTGCGGTGCTGATCCTGGGCTTCGGGGCGGTGCTCGCCGCCTTCGTCCACAACCTGGTCCGCAGCGCCCCCGTTACGGGCTCCCGGGTGCTGGGCCAGGTGGCCTACTACGCGGTGCTGGTCTTCGCGGTCATGGCGGCCCTCACCCAGCTCAACATCGCCCCGGCCCTGATCCAGACCCTCTTCACCGCCCTGATCGGCGCGGTCGCCCTCGCCGGCGCCCTCGCCTTCGGGCTGGGCCTGCGGCACCAGGCGGCGGATCTCGTCACCAGCGCCTCGGTCCTGCAGCTGTGCAAGGTGGGCGAGAGCCTCAGCCTCAAGGACGAGGACGGCACGGTGATCGCCGGGCGAATCGAGGCCATCGGCCCCACCATGACCCGGCTTGCGACCGACGAGGGGTCGGTGCTCGTCCCCAACCGTCAGATCGCCGAGGGCATGACCACCCTCTACAAGGGCGGGATCCCCAGCCGGATCACCGTCACCCGGCTCCCCGAGGAGCTGAGCGAGCAACCTTCGCGAGAGCCTCCGCTCTAG
- a CDS encoding YtxH domain-containing protein, which produces MNRWSATLVGALVGAGAAILLAPRSGRETRRRILDSANDLQDLTQRQWREGRMRVTELVKSSQERADEIASRLEEELPHELPQQRTADRMTPPEPPEPERGL; this is translated from the coding sequence ATGAACCGGTGGTCGGCAACCCTGGTTGGGGCGCTGGTCGGGGCGGGGGCGGCGATCCTGCTCGCCCCGCGCTCCGGGCGAGAGACCCGCCGCAGGATCCTGGATAGCGCCAACGACCTGCAGGATCTCACCCAGCGGCAGTGGCGCGAGGGGCGCATGCGCGTCACCGAGCTCGTCAAGAGCTCGCAGGAGCGCGCCGACGAGATCGCCTCTCGGCTCGAGGAGGAGCTGCCCCACGAGCTCCCTCAGCAGCGCACGGCGGATCGCATGACTCCGCCGGAGCCGCCCGAGCCCGAGCGCGGCCTCTAA
- a CDS encoding GlsB/YeaQ/YmgE family stress response membrane protein produces MLGFLVMLLVAAIAGFIGDAIAPGTIPGGWVGAIIAGLVGSAVGGYLFGLLRLPVGPEIGGLAIIPSIIGAAVVVWLYALISGQLGQRRGY; encoded by the coding sequence GTGTTAGGTTTTCTGGTGATGTTGTTGGTCGCGGCCATCGCGGGCTTCATCGGCGACGCCATCGCCCCGGGCACGATCCCCGGCGGCTGGGTGGGAGCGATCATCGCGGGGCTGGTGGGCTCGGCAGTCGGCGGCTACCTGTTCGGGCTGTTGCGCTTGCCGGTGGGTCCCGAAATCGGGGGGTTGGCCATCATCCCCTCGATCATCGGGGCGGCCGTGGTGGTCTGGCTGTACGCCCTGATCTCGGGCCAGCTCGGCCAGCGCAGGGGATACTAG
- a CDS encoding glycosyltransferase family 4 protein codes for MRIGLLAPVALSIPPEGYGGTELVVAMLADGLVARGHRVVLFASGDSRTTAELRALHPRALTPLGYDTKEKYLPLEARHAEWSLAQASDLDLIHDHTKTQGVLRAASVSVPVVTTIHNDFTPERRTTYLAHAKHRYVSISKAQASRLDALNYVGTVYNGIDLSAQRPRARKEDFLLFLGRLCEAKGTHTAIALAQRLDLPLVLAGKVDPVDREYFEAQVAPHLSDPKIRFVGEVHGAAKWDLLSRARCLVFPIQWAEPFGLVMIEAMACGTPVVATRYGSVPEVVEPMVSGWIADDFEGLVEGVSRAAHIPATSCRGWVEARFSAEAMVEGYLSVYERILRGAS; via the coding sequence GTGCGCATCGGCCTGCTGGCTCCGGTTGCCCTGAGCATCCCCCCCGAGGGCTACGGGGGGACCGAGCTGGTCGTGGCCATGCTCGCCGACGGCCTGGTTGCGCGGGGGCACCGGGTCGTGCTCTTCGCCTCGGGCGACTCCCGGACCACGGCCGAGCTGCGCGCCCTGCACCCCAGGGCCCTCACCCCGCTCGGCTACGACACCAAGGAGAAGTACCTCCCGCTCGAAGCCCGGCACGCCGAGTGGAGCCTCGCCCAGGCCTCGGATCTCGACCTGATCCACGACCACACCAAGACCCAGGGGGTGCTGCGCGCCGCCTCGGTGAGCGTCCCGGTCGTCACCACGATCCACAACGACTTCACCCCCGAGCGGCGCACCACCTACCTCGCGCACGCCAAGCACCGCTACGTCAGCATCTCCAAGGCCCAAGCCAGCCGGCTCGATGCCCTCAACTACGTGGGGACCGTCTACAACGGCATCGACCTGAGCGCCCAGCGGCCGCGCGCGCGCAAAGAGGACTTCCTGCTCTTCCTGGGCCGGCTGTGCGAGGCCAAGGGAACCCACACCGCCATCGCCCTCGCGCAGCGGCTCGACCTGCCCCTGGTGCTCGCAGGCAAGGTGGATCCGGTCGATCGGGAATACTTCGAGGCCCAGGTGGCCCCCCACCTCTCGGACCCGAAGATCCGCTTCGTGGGCGAGGTCCACGGCGCGGCCAAGTGGGACCTGCTTTCGCGCGCCCGGTGCCTGGTCTTCCCGATCCAGTGGGCCGAGCCCTTCGGGCTGGTGATGATTGAAGCCATGGCCTGCGGCACCCCGGTGGTCGCCACCCGCTACGGCTCGGTCCCCGAGGTGGTCGAACCCATGGTCAGCGGCTGGATCGCCGACGACTTCGAGGGGCTGGTCGAGGGGGTCTCGCGCGCCGCGCACATCCCGGCGACGAGCTGCCGAGGCTGGGTCGAGGCGAGGTTCAGCGCCGAGGCGATGGTCGAGGGGTACCTTTCGGTCTACGAGCGGATCCTGCGGGGAGCGTCCTAA